One genomic region from Nymphaea colorata isolate Beijing-Zhang1983 chromosome 12, ASM883128v2, whole genome shotgun sequence encodes:
- the LOC116265849 gene encoding lisH domain-containing protein C1711.05-like has product MDAMLDRMDHRVSIRNKKTTSNKRQTELATESDTDTESDSSSEDEKSSPSPKTPMEIMPKEYKSESEEETSSESEDSSSTGSSSDEEIESSSRGRTNKNALKPSDRAEVENSEKGILGAPPTSIPSSSTSITSKDTKGILGPAKTISATRRLEWVQPRATNENQRPNQQNESVRQRDTKPSNGIYEGLLPLPEPSKTTEQEKLRESNSARPNSNEGCSSSLTRAESRATPLEGQTPEGSPKERLR; this is encoded by the coding sequence ATGGACGCGATGCTCGATAGGATGGATCACAGAGTGTCAAtcagaaataagaaaacaaccAGCAATAAAAGACAGACTGAGCTTGCTACAGAGTCAGATACTGACACGGAATCAGATTCGTCTAGTGAGGATGAAAAATCCTCTCCTTCTCCAAAGACGCCTATGGAAATTATGCCAAAAGAGTATAAGTCTGAAAGCGAAGAAGAGACTTCGTCCGAATCCGAAGATAGCAGTAGTACCGGTTCTTCAAGTGATGAAGAAATAGAGTCGTCAAGTAGAGGGCGCACAAATAAAAACGCCCTCAAGCCTTCAGATCGTGCGGAAGTTGAAAATTCAGAAAAGGGGATTCTTGGAGCCCCTCCTACCTCTATCCCTAGTAGCAGCACGAGTATCACGTCAAAAGATACTAAAGGCATACTTGGCCCAGCCAAGACAATCAGTGCCACACGGCGTTTGGAATGGGTTCAACCTAGAGCAACAAATGAGAACCAAAGGCCCAACCAGCAGAACGAGTCAGTAAGACAAAGAgacacaaagccctccaatggCATTTACGAAGGACTACTTCCCTTACCTGAACCTTCCAAGACGACAGAACAAGAGAAATTAAGGGAAAGTAATAGTGCGCGTCCAAACTCGAATGAAGGGTGCTCATCTAGCCTAACACGAGCAGAAAGTAGGGCGACACCTCTTGAAGGACAAACGCCTGAGGGAAGTCCGAAAGAGAGGCTAAGATAG